A genomic stretch from Telopea speciosissima isolate NSW1024214 ecotype Mountain lineage chromosome 7, Tspe_v1, whole genome shotgun sequence includes:
- the LOC122667410 gene encoding uncharacterized oxidoreductase At4g09670-like, protein MLWVVDYELPKTVTALCGPILNEAGVILACGSFLQWEDWKTSTFHCSFLSSSTMNIAAVGTKGTLQVHDFIVPHKERAASFSAGSQTRFREIVTGWVPLPSQHVVTTDLPQKACMVREFPRLVKNIKEGGSKLESKWHNIIRNTQLVLDAVKESIEKGFEPVQVAGA, encoded by the coding sequence ATGTTATGGGTTGTCGACTATGAACTGCCCAAGACAGTAACAGCCCTCTGTGGACCTATTCTTAATGAAGCAGGAGTGATCTTGGCTTGTGGATCTTTTTTACAATGGGAAGATTGGAAGACATCTACTTTCCATTGCTCATTCCTCTCCAGTTCAACCATGAATATTGCTGCGGTTGGAACTAAAGGAACTCTACAAGTTCATGATTTTATTGTCCCTCACAAAGAGAGAGCTGCTTCATTTTCTGCTGGCTCTCAGACTAGATTCAGGGAGATCGTTACAGGTTGGGTTCCATTGCCTTCTCAGCATGTGGTCACGACAGATCTCCCTCAGAAAGCCTGCATGGTGAgggagttcccaaggttggtgAAAAATATAAAGGAGGGTGGATCCAAACTAGAGAGTAAGTGGCACAACATCATCAGGAATACACAACTGGTTCTGGATGCAGTCAAGGAATCCATTGAGAAAGGTTTTGAACCGGTCCAGGTTGCTG
- the LOC122667662 gene encoding 16.9 kDa class I heat shock protein 1-like, whose amino-acid sequence MTTFGPWLGGRGDIWDPNDFFGLNSRRGGDRDRDRDQASALALPNIDWRETDNAHIIKVDLPGVKKEEVAVHVEEGNVLRISGTWGKEEEHMDDKWHREERQRGKFVRRLRLPDNANVDAVRCGLNQGVLTVEVPKKETQSPNREGRSVDIA is encoded by the exons ATGACTACCTTTGGACCATGGCTGGGAGGGCGTGGGGACATATGGGATCCTAACGATTTCTTCGGTTTAAACTCGAGGCGAGGTGGTGACCGTGACCGTGATCGTGATCAAGCTTCTGCCCTCGCTCTACCTAACATTGATTGGCGTGAGACCGATAACGCTCATATCATCAAGGTTGATCTTCCCG GGGTGAAAAAAGAGGAGGTGGCGGTACACGTAGAGGAAGGGAATGTGTTACGGATCAGCGGGACATGGGGTAAGGAGGAGGAGCATATGGATGACAAGTGGCATCGTGAGGAGAGGCAACGTGGCAAATTTGTGAGGCGGTTACGTCTTCCTGATAACGCCAACGTTGATGCTGTCAGGTGTGGTCTGAACCAAGGTGTCCTTACTGTGGAGGTGCCCAAGAAGGAGACTCAGTCACCCAACCGGGAAGGTCGCTCCGTTGACATAGCCTAG
- the LOC122667659 gene encoding pentatricopeptide repeat-containing protein At5g66520-like → MMIDSGPLVAVIKQCTSLRELKSIQAYMVRAGLTQDAFLASKLIESSALSLTGHLDYAHRIFSWTHYPNLFMWNTLIRGYALSESSMKAISVYRDMHASGLVPNCFTVGFVLKACSRLLRPDEGKQIHSQIIKLCLGIETPVINGLMRFYVSCGDIDAARVLFDEMSERDAGSWSVMVSGYAQHGRPREALAVFREMQFQNVDIDGFTLASIAGVCGDLGALDLGKWLHSYIDRKSMNIDVVLGTSLVDMYAKCGSLNDAMKVFRKMCERDVMAWSAMIGAYAVHGYGDKALNVFAEMKRAKVRPNCVTFTSVLCACSHSGLVEEGCRNFQSMWSDYGIKPQIEHYGCMVDLFCRAGLVSRAHEFIKNMPIEPNVVLWRTLLSACKAHGYAELAEQISRQILELEPQSGESYVLVSNVYASLGKWSSVSKVRSLMKDKKAKKNHGWSSIEVDFTVHEFVMGDESHPEREEIYRMLDQMAKRLKQEGHATTTQDVLHDIDEEEKEHALGLHSERLAIAYGLLRMSEGSPIRIVKNLRVCRDCHEATKLISKIYKREIIIRDRIRFHHFREGKCSCNDYW, encoded by the coding sequence ATGATGATAGACTCTGGGCCTTTGGTAGCTGTTATCAAGCAATGCACTTCCCTGAGAGAACTAAAGAGCATCCAAGCCTACATGGTCCGAGCTGGTCTCACCCAAGACGCCTTTCTTGCAAGCAAGTTGATCGAATCATCCGCTCTATCACTGACCGGACACTTGGACTACGCTCATCGCATCTTCTCATGGACCCACTATCCAAATCTCTTCATGTGGAACACCCTCATCAGGGGTTACGCCCTCAGCGAATCCTCCATGAAAGCCATCTCCGTCTACCGAGACATGCACGCCAGTGGCCTAGTACCCAATTGCTTCACCGTCGGATTCGTTCTAAAAGCTTGTAGCCGTTTACTCAGGCCAGATGAAGGAAAACAAATCCACTCTCAGATTATAAAGCTGTGTTTGGGGATAGAAACTCCGGTGATCAACGGATTAATGAGGTTTTATGTTAGTTGCGGTGATATTGATGCTGCTCGCGTATTGTTCGATGAAATGTCCGAACGAGATGCTGGCTCTTGGAGCGTGATGGTTTCCGGGTACGCGCAACATGGGCGCCCACGAGAGGCATTGGCGGTCTTCAGAGAAATGCAGTTTCAGAACGTGGACATCGATGGGTTCACCTTGGCAAGTATTGCTGGCGTTTGTGGGGATTTGGGGGCTCTAGACTTGGGCAAATGGTTACACTCGTATATCGATAGAAAAAGTATGAACATTGATGTTGTCCTTGGAACCTCTCTCGTAGACATGTACGCCAAGTGCGGTAGCTTGAACGATGCAATGAAAGTTTTCCGAAAGATGTGCGAGAGGGATGTCATGGCATGGTCTGCTATGATCGGAGCATATGCCGTGCACGGCTATGGTGACAAAGCTCTAAATGTGTTTGCAGAGATGAAAAGAGCTAAAGTGAGACCCAATTGTGTCACCTTCACTAGCGTCCTATGTGCATGCAGCCACTCAGGATTGGTGGAAGAGGGCTGCCGGAATTTCCAAAGCATGTGGTCGGACTACGGTATCAAGCCCCAGATCGAGCATTACGGGTGCATGGTTGATCTATTTTGTCGAGCAGGGCTTGTGAGTCGGGCTCATGAGTTCATCAAGAACATGCCCATCGAGCCTAACGTCGTGCTATGGCGAACATTGCTCAGTGCTTGCAAGGCCCATGGTTATGCAGAGCTAGCGGAGCAGATTAGTAGACAAATACTCGAACTAGAGCCTCAGAGTGGGGAGAGTTATGTGCTTGTGTCCAATGTTTATGCTTCCTTGGGGAAATGGTCTAGTGTAAGTAAGGTTCGAAGCTTAATGAAAGacaagaaagcaaagaaaaatcATGGTTGGAGCTCTATAGAGGTGGATTTCACTGTACACGAGTTTGTAATGGGAGATGAGTCCCATCCGGAGAGAGAGGAGATCTATCGAATGCTTGACCAGATGGCTAAGAGACTGAAGCAGGAGGGGCATGCAACAACTACACAGGATGTTCTGCATGACATAgacgaagaagagaaagagcatGCACTGGGTCTTCATAGTGAAAGACTGGCCATTGCTTATGGACTTCTACGCATGTCAGAAGGATCACCTATTCGCATAGTCAAGAACCTTCGAGTGTGCAGAGACTGTCACGAAGCCACGAAGCTAATATCTAAGATCTATAAAAGGGAGATAATAATTCGAGATCGAATTCGCTTCCATCATTTCAGAGAGGGGAAATGCTCTTGCAATGACTATTGGTGA
- the LOC122667664 gene encoding uncharacterized oxidoreductase At4g09670-like, translating into MAETPIRFGILGCAGIARKLSRAITISPNSILYAIGSRSLDKAKKFAAENGFPPSAKIYDSYEAVLDDPDVDAVYVPLPTSLHVKWAVLAAEKKKHLLLEKPVALNVAEFDLIIEACEANGVQFMDGTMWMHHPRTAKMSEFLADSQRFGQLTTVHSIFTNAGDEDFLKNDIRVKPELDGLGALGDIGWYCIRSILWAVNYELPKTVTALRGAILNEAGVILACGSSLEWEDRKTSTFYCSFLSNLTIDITVIGTKGTLHIHDFVIPHEEETASFTAASKSGFKEFATGWDPLPSQCVVATDIPQDASMVREFSRLVKSIKEGGSKPENKWPSISRKTQLVLDKVKESIEKGFEPVQVGA; encoded by the exons ATGGCCGAAACGCCAATCCGATTCGGTATTCTGGGCTGTGCAGGTATAGCGCGTAAGCTATCGAGAGCCATAACCATCTCTCCCAATTCTATACTCTACGCTATCGGTAGCCGTTCCCTTGACAAGGCCAAGAAATTCGCTGCGGAGAATGGTTTCCCTCCGTCGGCGAAGATCTATGACAGCTACGAAGCTGTACTCGATGACCCAGATGTGGACGCTGTGTATGTGCCGCTTCCGACAAGCCTGCACGTGAAGTGGGCCGTGCTGGctgcggagaagaagaagcacttGCTGCTTGAGAAGCCCGTGGCATTGAACGTGGCAGAGTTTGATCTGATCATCGAGGCCTGTGAGGCCAATGGTGTTCAGTTCATGGACGGAACCATGTGGATGCACCACCCTAGGACTGCCAAGATGAGTGAGTTCCTCGCTGATTCGCAGCGTTTCGGTCAGCTCACGACG GTTCACAGCATCTTTACAAACGCTGGTGACGAAGATTTTCTCAAGAATGACATCCGTGTAAAGCCAGAGCTTGATGGGCTTGGGGCTCTTGGTGATATTGGTTGGTACTGCATCAGGTCCATATTGTGGGCTGTTAACTATGAACTGCCCAAGACAGTAACTGCTCTCCGTGGAGCTATTCTTAATGAAGCAGGAGTGATCTTGGCTTGTGGATCTTCTTTAGAGTGGGAGGATAGGAAGACATCAACTTTCTATTGCTCATTCCTCTCCAATTTGACCATTGATATTACTGTGATTGGAACCAAAGGAACTCTACATATTCATGATTTTGTTATCCCTCATGAAGAGGAAACTGCTTCATTTACCGCTGCTTCTAAGAGTGGATTCAAGGAGTTCGCCACAGGTTGGGATCCATTGCCTTCTCAGTGTGTGGTCGCAACAGATATTCCTCAGGACGCCAGCATGGTGAGGGAGTTCTCAAGATTGGTGAAGAGTATAAAAGAGGGTGGTTCCAAACCAGAGAATAAATGGCCCAGTATCAGCAGGAAGACACAACTGGTTCTGGATAAAGTCAAGGAATCCATTGAGAAAGGTTTCGAACCAGTCCAGGTTGGGGCTTAA